ATGAGCAGCCATATGCATATGAATTGGATTTGAATCTAGATCTCTAGATGTGGAGTTGgattttaaaaatgaatcaatGGGTTTTCTCCAAATCTTCGTTGGCGGCTGGGTAGCTgcatgcgttttttttttcccaaaatagatttttgctggcggcctATTTAAcacagccgccagcgaaaatgaattTTTGTTGGCGGCTGGTGTAAGACGACCGCCAACAAAGATCTATTTTTGCTGGCAGCTGGTTTAAGACGACCGGCAGTGAAAATGAATTATTGCCGGCGGTCGATAACCGCCAACGAAAATCGTGGTCTTTATTGGCCTTTGCTTTATGGCAGCTCCAAATTTCGCCAGAAAAATCTAAAATGGCCGTCATAAAAAATGGTTTTCGTAGCAGTGAATAATGAATGGAGGATAACAGAAGTACTGGTTAAACGTTCGATAGTGTTTTGAATATAATTCCCTCCATACAACAGTATACGATACAGTAAAATGGACTTTTAAAgttctaattaattaagtatgtaTTTGTAAGGCACAGTATCAGTTTGCTTAATTACTAATCCCCAATAAGAAAAGTATAGTTGACTTGTTTTTGTTGTGCCCAATTCCGATCATTATTTTGGCAACACTGACTTGCTCAGGTCATCTTTTTTCGACATAAACATGCAACTATTTCTTTATTTCCTGGATAAATTTTGGGATTCTTGATTACAAACGTGCATGGATAATTAGGTGATAGTGACAAGTCATGAGATGAGAGTTGAGTTAACGAAACAAAAAGTCATATGATTGGTTCATACGCTAGCAGCCTAGCTAGCCACCGGCCTaagcaacaaaaaataatattattttatgtTAATCATCATGTTACTCATCCCTATATAACGCTCCAAGACGGCCAATTAGTTAGCTCCACCTCAAAGTTGTCAAAATCCGGCGCGGAGCAAGCAAGCAAACTTCCGCTCATGGCGCCGCTTCCGCCTCGCGCCATGtccctcgtcttcctcttccttttcctcttcttcacGGCCGCATCGGCGACGAGACGACTCGACGACGCCGGAGGCCAGCctacgacgtcgtcgtcggcaacGGCGTTCCTCCGCGCCCGCTGCGCGACCACGCTGTACCCTGACATCTGCTACGACTCCCTCCTCCCCTACGCCTCCGCGTTCCAGACCAGCCACGtcaagctcgccgtcgccgcggccgacgtcgcggcggcgaagctccGCGCGTTCTCGGCCCGCATCAATGATCTGCTCGTCCAAGGCGGCGCCGCTCGCGTGGACGCGGCGCTGAAGGACTGCAAGAGCACCATCTCCAACGCCGGCGACCTGGCAAGGCAGTCGTCGGCGGAGCTCGGACAGCTcgacgcgggcgccgccgccgccggcgtgagCAGCAGGCAGGCGAGGTGGCATGTCTCGAATGTGCAGACGTGGCTCAGCGCGGCCATCACCGACGAGGGGACGTGCACCGATGGGTTCGAGGAAGCCGGAGAAGCCGCGGCGGGGTCGCCCGCCGGgaaggaggtcgccgccggggtGGCGAGAGTGAAGCAGCACACCAGCATCGCCCTCGCGCTCGTCAACGGCATCCCGTTGTGAACCTGCAGACAAGCACTAGTGTTTTATTAAACTAAGTTGTTGCAAAACTTATATCACTTCAATGATGCATGTAAAAGCACATATAATTGTATAAAGGAATCATTATGGAAGTGTGACCGTTGTACATGTCATATTTGTTCTACTTTTCCGGTTGTATATAGTGTAAAGTCGATCGGAGATGGATTTTTCTCACTCGAGGGGACACCTTCTCCTTTTGTGTATGTCATTTAAAAGTTataaaacaattattttttatgagataggtcaatatgtgatatgtcattATACAAACATGTAACATGTAAGTTCAAGTTCAAGTTATACAATTATTAACTAAAATGATAAATTTTACTGTGAATTATACATTCTATTCATAGTcaagtttattatttttgtttttactcgTGTAAGTTGAACTTCAACATACATTAtacatatttgtgaagtgacatactccctccgcccaACAAAAAGCCAACCTCGTACTAGGatattacaacgaatctggatatattcTATGAAATAATGCTTGCCGTTGGGTACATTGGTTAGTGTGTGCAAACATTATAGTGGTGGCGTATTTGGACAAATGAACTGTGTGAAATGTAATATTCTAAAAAGCTTATGGTTGGTGGTTGAATTGTGCGCATATTAGTAGTTATAACAAGTAATGTGAGTTATAACAATGAAATAATGATAGCAATGTGACCATATTAGCACCCTGAATAAAATGGTTGCGGTCATGAAACCATCCTGGGATAATAGGCTATCCAGAGGGAGTATGAGGAAAAGCAATGTATTTACCTGGGGTTGTGGACTTGTAGACGGGGTATGGTTAGCTAACAAGTAATATATTTTCTGGTAGATGTGCATGGATTAGATGATGTGCATGAGAGATATTGGTGCTAGGGGGTGGATAAGAGAATGAATGAATTGGTCAAGCATAGAGTTAGGATACTATATTTAGCTAAGTGGACCTCTaggcattatatatatatagtaca
The sequence above is drawn from the Oryza glaberrima chromosome 10, OglaRS2, whole genome shotgun sequence genome and encodes:
- the LOC127753058 gene encoding pectinesterase inhibitor 7-like, whose product is MAPLPPRAMSLVFLFLFLFFTAASATRRLDDAGGQPTTSSSATAFLRARCATTLYPDICYDSLLPYASAFQTSHVKLAVAAADVAAAKLRAFSARINDLLVQGGAARVDAALKDCKSTISNAGDLARQSSAELGQLDAGAAAAGVSSRQARWHVSNVQTWLSAAITDEGTCTDGFEEAGEAAAGSPAGKEVAAGVARVKQHTSIALALVNGIPL